In Chitinivibrionales bacterium, the sequence ATGCGCCGCATTGAGTCTATCGAAATGTCGAAAGATCTTTTTGTCTCTTTTTTCAACCTTATAGTATCCTGAACTGATTCTTGATCAGCCGCACGGTTTTGGGGCCGATGATTTCATCTTTGACAAGAAAATAGCGGGGGCCGATTTTAAACATGGTTCCCGGCATTGCCGCATGAGTAATCTTAATGAATGCATTGTCGGTGTCGCGCATCTTTTTTTCTACGGCGCTTTTTCTCTTTTCCAGCTCCCCGAGTTGCTGGTCGTACCGTGCCAGGGTGTTTTTGAGCTTTGTAAAAAGAAACTCTTCTTTTGGGGGAAGTTTTTTGCGGATTTTGATCAATCGCTGAAATCGCCTTATCGGTTCGGCGAGCTTTTCTTTACTCTCGTTGATTTCCTTTATTTGTGATTCAATTTTTTTCAGACCCTCGACCATGGTGAAATCCAGACCGACTTCAAGTATTGTACGAATGCTGCTGTTGTTTCCGACCGTGTGGACCGTAATTGAATCCCGTGCGATAAGGTGGCCTCCCGCAGCGGAGAGCGGATTGCCGAATATCTCGATTGAGTTTTTGGCATAGATTGTTGCATTGATGGCTTCCTTGGCAATGGAGACGCTTTTCCGGGATCTGACCTGTTGATTCTTGAGAAATCCGATGTTGACATCTCCCTTGGCGTCAATTAACCCCTTTCCCTGCCCCACAAATCCGAGTTTACAAAGAATATTTCCTCCCACACTGAGATGAGCATCTTCGATAGTACCTGAGACCTGGAGATCTCCGCCGCACTGAACCGAAAACCCGGACTTCACATCACCATTCACCACAATTGACTTTGGATAGTTGAGATTCCCCGTCGAAAAGTCGATGTCACCCGGAACAACAAAGCCCTCACTTACCTCAACCAGACTGCCGTCATATTTAACATTGCCGTCTGTGCCGGAAATTAAAACTTCCGGGTGGTCGGGATGAGGTTGCGTGTTGGCGCCGGCAGGAAGTTTTGCCGGGCTGCCGTCTTCGGCAGGAAGCTCTCTTCCGGTGATATCCTTCCCGGGTTCTCCCTTTGTGGGGGGGGCAAGACGAGCGAGTTCATCACCTTTGGCAACCGACTTGACAATGCTCAGGTTTTTGAAATCGACACTGCCGTCGGGATTGGACTTGGGCTTCAGAGAGGATGAGATATCAAATAAAAATTCAACTTTACCGTCCTTGCCATTTTTCGGCCTGACACCTTCAGCAACAACAACCGATTCTCCGGGATACTGGTTTTTGGTTATTGAGTCGGCCAACCGGGCCAAAGCATCATTTTTAACACCAACAGTAATTTTCTCATTCTGCAGAAGCTGTTTGATCGTATCCATTGATGGAGCTTTGCCTCCGGGGCCGGGAGCATGAAGAGCAATGCGGGCGATCATCATGTCCGGTTCCAGACTCAATTCCGCGGAACCGTCAAAATCAAGGGGCAGAACCCCGGCCATCCCGTCCACAAAATACGCAACCCCGCAAGCTTTTGAGACAATTTCGTTTTTCTCCGATACATACTCCACCGTCTCATCGAGACCGAGCTTCTCCCTGATAATTTCATCGATAGTGACCAACTCACCTTTGATATTTTTCCCGGGAACAGGCGGCATACCCATCTGGCGTGCCGCAATTACCGTTCCTTTATCAACCCGGTCGATCTCGACTCCAATTTCGGCAATCTGCCAGTAATGAGAGGCATTTTTTATCTCATTGCAGTAATAGGAATCTTCGATATATTTAACCCTGAATTCCAGTTCGCCTTCCTTACCCGGTGTCGGAGGCGCACCCTGAGCAATG encodes:
- a CDS encoding DUF342 domain-containing protein, producing MLINIEDVNPGMVLVEDVVMPNGAVLVNASTELTEKLIETLKKRGIEEVQAATTEELASLDDEFDESESEETYEEEEEEESTDHHSQHHHNHHEEARPVVPNIRLLVSEDLMSANMIVEPLGAPNEVLEYDKIMEVLGQYEVTYGINEKKVSELIERWEKEKKACEIESIAQGAPPTPGKEGELEFRVKYIEDSYYCNEIKNASHYWQIAEIGVEIDRVDKGTVIAARQMGMPPVPGKNIKGELVTIDEIIREKLGLDETVEYVSEKNEIVSKACGVAYFVDGMAGVLPLDFDGSAELSLEPDMMIARIALHAPGPGGKAPSMDTIKQLLQNEKITVGVKNDALARLADSITKNQYPGESVVVAEGVRPKNGKDGKVEFLFDISSSLKPKSNPDGSVDFKNLSIVKSVAKGDELARLAPPTKGEPGKDITGRELPAEDGSPAKLPAGANTQPHPDHPEVLISGTDGNVKYDGSLVEVSEGFVVPGDIDFSTGNLNYPKSIVVNGDVKSGFSVQCGGDLQVSGTIEDAHLSVGGNILCKLGFVGQGKGLIDAKGDVNIGFLKNQQVRSRKSVSIAKEAINATIYAKNSIEIFGNPLSAAGGHLIARDSITVHTVGNNSSIRTILEVGLDFTMVEGLKKIESQIKEINESKEKLAEPIRRFQRLIKIRKKLPPKEEFLFTKLKNTLARYDQQLGELEKRKSAVEKKMRDTDNAFIKITHAAMPGTMFKIGPRYFLVKDEIIGPKTVRLIKNQFRIL